The genomic region CGCCAGCGAAGGGACGCTCTTTCTTGATGAAATCGGGGAAATGGATCTGGAGCTTCAGTCCAAGTTCCTGCGCGTTATCGAACTGCAGGAGTTCGAGCGGGTGGGAAGCAATGAATCCATTCGGGTCGATGTAAGAATCCTGGCCGCCACCAACCGTGACCTCATCGAAGAGATCGAAAAGGAATCCTTCCGCGAGGACCTCTACCATCGTCTCAATGTCATCGGCGTGGAGACGACACCCCTGCGAAACATCCCCTCGGACATCCCCGTTCTCTCAAAGCACTTTCTTGCCTGCGATCCCGAGGGTCGAGGACTCGACTTCAGCGAAGAGGCCATTGAGAAACTCAAGAGCCATGCCTGGCCGGGAAACATCCGTGAACTGAAGCACATCGTCGAGCAGGCCGTCTTTTATGCGGAGGGCGATCTCATCGAGGCGGAAGATGTGATTCTCCCCCAGAGAAGCCCCAAAAAAGGTGGAACCGCCGTGAGCGGCACTGCTTCCCTGGAGGAAATCGAGCGAGACCTCATCGAGCAGAGGCTCCAGCATTTCAGAAACAACAAGCGCGAGACGGCCCGCAGTCTCGGTATCGGGGAGTCCACGCTCTACAAGAAGATCAAGGACTACGACCTGGGATAGAAATCCTGCTTTTCCGCTGTAACAATCCCTTCCCAGTCCGTATCTTCTCAGGGGTATTGCCTTCAAGGAGAACTGTTCCATGAAAAAGAAAGTGTTCTGGATTGTGCTGGCCCTGCTTGTGGTCGTCACACTCGTCAGTGTGAATGTCAAAAAGCAGAAAACTCGCGCGACCGTTGTTGAGACCGAAGCCGTCGAGAAGCGCGAACTGACGGAAATCGTCAGCGCCACGGGGAGAATTCAACCCAAGATCTCCGTGGATATCAGTTCCGATGTGACCGGCAAGATCGTAGAGGTCGCGGTCAATGAGGGAGATCGTGTCGAAGAGGGAGATCTTCTGATCCGGGTCGATCCGACCCAGTTCCGGGAATCCGTTCGCAGCGCCGAAGCGCAATACGAATCCGCAAGGGCCGCCTACCAGGAAACCGAGGCTCGCCTTGAGCAGATGAAGCTGGAGTGGAAACGCATCCAGAGTCTTTACAAGAGCGGGGATCTCAGCGAGCGCGACTTCGAACAGAACCGCATGGCTTTCCGGGTCAGCGAGACCCAGAGGGAATCCGCATGGCGGCGCGTCGACCAGGCCAAGGCATTCCTGGAACAGCAGCGCGACAAGCTTGCGAAATCCGAAATCCGCGCGCCCATGAGCGGCATCGTGATCCGCAGAAATGCGGAGGTCGGAGAAGTTGCCCAGGAGAGCCTCTTCTCGATCCAGGTTCTCATGGTCGTGGCAGACCTTTCGGTCATGGAAGTGGAAATCGAGGTCGATGAGACCGAGGTTCCGCGCCTCCGCCTCGGGCAAACCGCACTTATCGAGATCGACGCCTTCCCCGACCAGGACTTCCGCGGCAAGGTCACTGAAATTGCGAACAGCCCCATTCTCGGACAACAGGGCTCCGGCGGTGTGGACTTCCGGGTCGATGTCACTCTTGACTCCGG from Candidatus Krumholzibacteriia bacterium harbors:
- a CDS encoding efflux RND transporter periplasmic adaptor subunit, which translates into the protein MKKKVFWIVLALLVVVTLVSVNVKKQKTRATVVETEAVEKRELTEIVSATGRIQPKISVDISSDVTGKIVEVAVNEGDRVEEGDLLIRVDPTQFRESVRSAEAQYESARAAYQETEARLEQMKLEWKRIQSLYKSGDLSERDFEQNRMAFRVSETQRESAWRRVDQAKAFLEQQRDKLAKSEIRAPMSGIVIRRNAEVGEVAQESLFSIQVLMVVADLSVMEVEIEVDETEVPRLRLGQTALIEIDAFPDQDFRGKVTEIANSPILGQQGSGGVDFRVDVTLDSGYKGLRSGLSATAEVTTAKRDSCLSIPIQSLVLRTKKSLEENSGKNDRRLQAAGLEPPVFEFEEDKKELEGVFLIRNDRAIFRPVLTGIAGDRHFELIEGLEAEDRIVTGSMKTLRNLHHGEKVKETRVEDEESGKGKKKRGFSIQIG